A single Bacteroidota bacterium DNA region contains:
- a CDS encoding DUF2807 domain-containing protein: MKRILSLLIACYCIAIVSSSCRKNFEKGEGSIRTETRVLSAFNKIEVELSAEVYIYNSTKYEVVVSDYQNLIPLIKTEVNGTKLCIDAKNFTYLRNSKLRIDIYTPAANQININGSATLVYDEVPGLSSLDITINGNGDISLSKGSATNATYKINGSGNIKAAMMKATYVKVDISGSGDVRCYAERELDIEISGSGDVYYLGNPVVHTSISGSGNIHKM, encoded by the coding sequence ATGAAAAGAATACTTAGTTTATTAATCGCTTGCTATTGTATAGCCATTGTATCAAGCTCATGTCGTAAAAATTTTGAAAAGGGTGAAGGCAGCATACGCACCGAAACAAGAGTGCTATCGGCATTTAACAAAATAGAAGTTGAACTAAGTGCCGAGGTATACATATATAATTCAACCAAGTATGAGGTAGTTGTTAGCGACTATCAAAACCTGATTCCGCTAATTAAAACTGAAGTAAACGGAACTAAATTATGCATTGATGCCAAAAATTTCACTTACCTGCGAAACAGCAAATTACGTATTGACATATATACCCCTGCCGCTAATCAAATCAACATAAATGGCTCTGCAACGTTAGTGTATGATGAGGTGCCCGGTCTTAGCTCGCTTGACATTACCATTAATGGCAATGGCGATATCAGTCTTAGTAAAGGAAGTGCAACCAATGCCACCTATAAAATAAATGGAAGTGGAAACATAAAAGCAGCGATGATGAAAGCTACCTATGTGAAGGTGGATATAAGCGGTAGTGGCGATGTAAGATGCTATGCCGAAAGAGAGCTTGATATAGAAATTAGCGGAAGTGGCGATGTATACTATCTTGGCAATCCTGTAGTACATACAAGCATTAGTGGCTCGGGCAATATTCATAAGATGTAA
- a CDS encoding RNA polymerase sigma-70 factor translates to MILPLVHNAPSHTNNIISLAEEYQFEKFFKLYYGKLCAFAFSYTKDKDDAEEVVQQLFTELWSSRQTVQMERIQSYLYSSVRNKCLNQIKHERIKQQHAMYVINSSEEASGGMQKLEVKELQKKINEAIESLPDQCKLVFKMNRIEGMRYGEIALATNLSPKTVENHIGRALKILRTNLKDFMILIMIYKLYM, encoded by the coding sequence ATGATTCTACCTCTTGTGCATAACGCCCCATCACATACTAATAACATCATTTCTCTCGCTGAAGAATATCAATTTGAAAAATTTTTCAAATTGTATTATGGCAAGTTGTGTGCTTTTGCCTTCAGCTATACCAAGGATAAGGATGATGCCGAAGAGGTGGTACAACAACTATTTACTGAGTTGTGGAGCAGCAGGCAAACGGTACAAATGGAACGTATACAATCATATTTATACAGCAGTGTTCGCAACAAATGTTTAAATCAAATTAAACATGAAAGGATAAAGCAACAACATGCAATGTATGTGATAAATAGTAGCGAAGAAGCCTCAGGAGGAATGCAGAAACTTGAAGTGAAAGAATTGCAGAAAAAAATAAACGAAGCCATCGAATCGCTCCCTGACCAGTGCAAACTCGTTTTTAAAATGAACCGCATAGAAGGAATGCGCTATGGCGAAATTGCGCTTGCCACCAACCTAAGTCCTAAAACGGTAGAAAACCATATTGGCAGAGCTTTAAAAATACTGCGTACCAACCTTAAAGATTTTATGATATTGATAATGATTTATAAACTTTATATGTAA
- a CDS encoding DUF4974 domain-containing protein, protein MKPTEDIDILLAKYFAAETNAEQESYIEKWRSLSEENELLFVQSAQVFAMADTSFGTNEFDTNPAWNKIKEKKTGRTIPFNSFRFNFVNIAASILLVAGLSFVWFKYKSTDSETHLYTLKTTDKILNGTLPDGSTFTLNRHSAITYDTVLFSKNRTLAMQGEGFFTVVHNDRNPFKIETNGLIITDIGTSFNVKSLNNGLVQVNVKEGIVELDNESIESQQIKAGEQANYLLANHSLTKTEITDKNYTAYMDKVLIFDNVPLVEITRTLADVYACTFEYANKELMNCRFTGTFNNESLDDILKIITETLKLTETKNESNYVINGPGCN, encoded by the coding sequence TTGAAACCAACTGAAGACATAGATATACTGCTGGCAAAATATTTTGCTGCTGAAACGAACGCTGAACAGGAAAGTTATATTGAAAAGTGGCGTTCGCTTTCAGAAGAAAATGAGTTGCTGTTTGTTCAGAGTGCACAAGTGTTTGCAATGGCAGACACTTCATTTGGCACAAATGAATTTGACACTAATCCAGCCTGGAATAAAATTAAGGAAAAGAAAACAGGTCGTACTATTCCGTTTAATTCATTTAGATTCAACTTTGTAAACATAGCTGCCTCCATTTTACTTGTTGCGGGACTTTCTTTTGTTTGGTTTAAATATAAATCAACAGATAGTGAGACACACCTGTATACCTTAAAAACAACTGATAAAATTCTTAATGGCACCTTGCCCGATGGGAGCACGTTTACCTTAAATCGTCATAGTGCTATAACCTATGATACGGTATTGTTCTCTAAAAATCGCACCTTAGCCATGCAAGGCGAAGGATTTTTTACAGTTGTACATAATGATCGTAATCCTTTTAAAATAGAAACCAACGGTTTAATTATTACAGATATAGGCACCTCCTTTAATGTAAAGTCACTTAACAACGGACTTGTGCAGGTAAACGTAAAAGAAGGCATAGTAGAACTTGATAACGAATCCATAGAGTCACAACAGATTAAAGCTGGCGAACAAGCAAATTATCTGTTAGCAAATCATTCATTAACAAAAACAGAAATTACCGATAAGAACTACACCGCATACATGGATAAGGTATTAATATTTGATAATGTTCCATTAGTAGAAATAACACGCACTTTGGCCGATGTGTATGCATGCACATTTGAGTATGCAAACAAGGAGTTGATGAATTGTCGATTTACAGGAACATTTAATAACGAGTCGCTTGATGATATATTGAAGATAATTACTGAAACATTAAAACTTACCGAAACTAAAAACGAGAGCAATTATGTTATCAATGGACCGGGCTGTAACTAA
- a CDS encoding STN domain-containing protein, which translates to MLINLSTKAQESNLLEQSITLDVREQTVANILRLIEEQAKFTFVYSTNQVNVSSIKTLKVSNSRIREVLNMLFENKVVYKQRGNHIILQPSPTASRIRIDGYIIDGITNKKISQASIFDKVRRVSAISNKYGYYVLQLEPGKDKLKLFVNKQNYKDTVVYVAYQNNKSINIEIYPAQESQDSTGSIDTTRITIDSAQNSIDNFALVKLLTSELEQVHSQNIKDTMHRRFQVSFLPYIGTNMHLSGQVVNDVSLNILGGYNMGVTGTEVGLFMNMNRGDVKKIQVAGFGNINGGHTSGFQAAGFLTLIKEQPREYNLQDLQILTVTVHVDCQLVDLPITTGYLCMA; encoded by the coding sequence ATGCTGATTAACTTATCGACTAAGGCGCAAGAGTCCAACTTGCTTGAGCAGTCAATTACGCTGGATGTAAGAGAACAAACTGTAGCAAACATACTTCGCCTTATAGAAGAACAGGCTAAATTTACTTTCGTATACAGTACCAATCAGGTCAATGTGAGTAGTATTAAAACTTTAAAAGTTTCCAATTCGCGAATTCGTGAGGTGCTGAATATGCTGTTCGAAAACAAGGTTGTATATAAGCAACGGGGTAATCATATTATTTTGCAACCATCACCAACTGCATCGAGAATTAGAATTGATGGATATATCATAGATGGGATTACAAATAAAAAAATTTCGCAAGCAAGTATTTTCGATAAAGTGCGCAGAGTATCAGCAATAAGTAATAAATACGGATATTATGTTTTGCAGCTAGAACCCGGCAAAGACAAACTCAAACTATTTGTAAACAAGCAGAACTATAAAGACACTGTAGTTTATGTTGCTTACCAAAACAACAAATCAATAAATATAGAAATTTATCCGGCACAGGAATCACAAGATAGCACCGGGTCAATAGATACAACTCGAATTACAATTGATAGCGCGCAGAATAGCATTGATAACTTTGCTTTGGTAAAGTTGCTTACCAGCGAACTCGAGCAGGTGCATTCTCAAAATATTAAAGACACCATGCATCGCAGGTTTCAGGTATCCTTCTTGCCTTATATTGGTACCAACATGCATCTTAGTGGGCAGGTTGTAAACGATGTTTCTCTAAATATTCTAGGAGGCTACAATATGGGAGTGACCGGTACCGAAGTTGGTTTGTTTATGAATATGAATCGTGGTGATGTTAAAAAAATTCAAGTGGCGGGCTTTGGCAATATTAATGGAGGCCATACATCCGGATTTCAGGCAGCAGGTTTTTTAACTTTAATAAAAGAACAACCAAGGGAGTACAACTTGCAGGATTTACAAATATTAACGGTGACAGTACACGTGGACTGTCAATTAGTGGATTTGCCAATTACTACAGGTTACCTGTGCATGGCTTGA